One region of Pirellulales bacterium genomic DNA includes:
- a CDS encoding FtsX-like permease family protein: MTVLDRKLLRDLRHSGGLLLAITSIMAVGVACYVALGFAYRNLSRAQHRYYADCRMADFSLEVKKVPVSELAAVARLPGVVEVRPRIQFFATVDIERIAEPLNGIVLSLPDRREPTINDVLLRRGGYFTDARSNEVIVNEKFARVHGLGPGQWIHLILNNRRQELFIVGTAMSSEFTYLVGPGSIMPDPEHLGVFYLKHSYAEEVFDFDGACNQVLGLLSPQLRDRPDETMRRAELLLDSYGVFTSVPLSQQPSNRFLSNEISGLKAFGVIDPLIFLSVAALVLNVLMTRLTEQQRVIVGTLKAIGYLDRQVFAHFLKFGLAVGVLGGALGGGLGYAISFGMTGLYRKFFEFPTLDNQFYFDIFVQGILVSLACALIGSVHGARAVLRLEPAVAMRPKPPAQGGAIWLERFGRFWKSLSFAWRMTLRNLVRQRFRTAAGMFAAAMGAGMSVNALMLVEATRFLVDFQFFQVQRSDIDLAFEDERSEAALTEARQLPGVDRAEPMLSVGCTFINGPHSYKGGITGLARDARLTVPRDLAGRRLRIPASGLLMSRKLAELLYLDRGDLVEIRPTKGLREPRRVPVVGIADNYMGLTVYADIQYLSRLVHEELAVSGVQLAIDPRRDVVLSLYRELKRLPGVQSVSSRADAVANVMDTLIKNQRVFIGLLVLFAGVIFFGSVLNSSLIGLAERSREVATLRVLGYTEWQVGNLFLRESLLVNTLGTLAGMPLGYLLNWGITVAYDTDLFRIPVVDPTQSCLATFVIGGVFALVAHAVVQRAIFRMDWLEAMKTKE; this comes from the coding sequence GTGACCGTCCTCGACCGCAAGCTGCTGCGCGACCTGCGTCATTCGGGCGGGCTGTTGCTGGCCATCACCAGCATCATGGCCGTGGGCGTGGCCTGCTACGTGGCGCTCGGCTTCGCTTACCGCAACCTGTCGCGGGCCCAGCACCGCTATTATGCCGACTGCCGGATGGCCGATTTTTCGCTGGAAGTGAAAAAGGTGCCCGTCTCCGAGCTGGCGGCCGTGGCCAGGCTGCCGGGCGTGGTCGAAGTGCGGCCGCGCATCCAGTTTTTCGCCACGGTCGACATCGAGCGCATCGCCGAGCCGCTCAACGGCATCGTGCTGTCGCTGCCCGACCGCCGCGAGCCGACGATCAACGACGTGCTGCTCAGGCGGGGCGGCTACTTCACCGACGCGCGGTCGAACGAAGTGATCGTCAACGAAAAGTTCGCCCGCGTTCACGGACTCGGGCCGGGCCAATGGATTCACCTGATCTTGAACAACCGCCGGCAAGAGCTGTTCATCGTGGGCACGGCCATGAGCAGCGAATTCACCTACCTGGTCGGGCCGGGTTCGATCATGCCCGACCCGGAACATCTGGGCGTCTTCTATCTCAAACATTCCTACGCCGAGGAGGTGTTCGATTTCGACGGCGCGTGCAACCAAGTGCTGGGGTTGCTCTCGCCGCAGTTGCGCGACCGGCCGGACGAAACGATGCGCCGGGCAGAGCTGCTGCTCGATTCCTACGGCGTGTTCACCAGCGTGCCGCTTTCGCAGCAGCCCTCGAACCGTTTTTTGAGCAACGAGATCTCCGGGCTGAAGGCGTTCGGCGTGATCGACCCGCTGATCTTCCTCTCGGTGGCGGCGCTGGTGCTCAATGTGCTCATGACCCGTTTGACCGAGCAGCAGCGGGTGATCGTGGGCACACTCAAGGCCATCGGCTATCTCGACCGGCAGGTGTTCGCCCACTTTCTCAAGTTCGGGTTGGCCGTCGGCGTGCTCGGCGGCGCATTGGGCGGCGGCCTCGGCTATGCGATCTCGTTCGGCATGACCGGCCTGTACCGCAAGTTCTTCGAGTTCCCCACGCTCGACAACCAGTTCTACTTCGACATTTTTGTGCAGGGCATCTTGGTCAGCCTGGCTTGTGCCCTGATCGGATCGGTTCACGGAGCGCGGGCCGTGTTGCGGCTGGAGCCGGCGGTGGCCATGCGTCCCAAACCGCCCGCTCAGGGTGGCGCGATCTGGCTGGAGCGTTTCGGCCGCTTCTGGAAGTCGTTGAGCTTCGCCTGGCGGATGACGCTGCGCAACCTGGTGCGGCAGCGGTTCCGCACGGCGGCCGGCATGTTTGCGGCAGCGATGGGGGCCGGCATGTCGGTGAACGCATTGATGCTTGTCGAGGCGACGCGGTTCCTGGTCGACTTTCAGTTCTTCCAGGTGCAGCGGAGCGACATCGACCTGGCCTTCGAAGACGAGCGGTCGGAAGCCGCGCTGACCGAAGCGCGGCAGTTGCCCGGCGTCGACCGTGCCGAGCCGATGTTGAGCGTTGGCTGCACCTTCATCAACGGCCCGCATTCCTACAAGGGCGGCATCACGGGCCTGGCCCGCGATGCCCGATTGACGGTGCCGCGCGATCTGGCGGGCCGGCGGCTGCGCATCCCCGCAAGCGGCCTGCTGATGAGCCGCAAGCTGGCCGAGCTGCTGTATCTCGATCGCGGCGACCTGGTCGAGATTCGCCCCACCAAGGGCCTGCGCGAGCCGCGCCGCGTGCCCGTGGTGGGCATCGCCGACAACTACATGGGCCTGACGGTCTATGCCGACATTCAATATCTCAGCCGGCTGGTCCACGAGGAGCTGGCGGTGTCGGGCGTGCAGTTGGCGATCGACCCCCGCCGCGACGTGGTGTTATCGCTCTATCGCGAGTTGAAGCGGCTGCCCGGCGTGCAATCGGTCAGCTCACGGGCTGACGCGGTGGCCAACGTCATGGACACGCTGATCAAGAACCAGCGGGTGTTCATCGGCCTGCTGGTGCTGTTTGCGGGCGTGATTTTTTTCGGCAGCGTGCTCAACTCGTCGCTGATCGGGCTGGCCGAGCGCAGCCGCGAGGTGGCCACGTTGCGCGTGCTGGGCTACACCGAATGGCAGGTGGGGAATCTCTTTCTGCGCGAGAGCCTGCTGGTAAACACGCTGGGCACGCTGGCCGGCATGCCGCTGGGCTATCTCTTGAATTGGGGCATTACGGTGGCCTACGACACGGATCTTTTCCGCATACCGGTGGTCGACCCGACTCAAAGTTGCCTGGCGACGTTTGTCATCGGCGGCGTTTTCGCGTTGGTGGCGCATGCCGTCGTGCAGCGCGCCATTTTCCGTATGGACTGGTTGGAAGCAATGAAGACCAAAGAATGA
- a CDS encoding cytochrome B6, producing the protein MSTRIRLVLALAAALLADASALQIVAQEKNARQPAKGKAPRDAVAEAQTPKEVPVERPEQKKTKHDTSDIFKPAKALPTTKALSDQKDQGQMLGFDFYLDPLGAMKPGMTFEDIYQAGVEAKPKVMATQRKLLEARYDLKPKLDREAKMSRGKPIPVGPTAKLPKGVDWNALAGMSADEIAQKDIFPYPALPHPAQGGGLGGQVFPQMQIKMFPRLERYDVEFDLPEAFLPEFPPAMYLQNRPELGDVSRGEVLSINNYYRLFADLLTAVQLDGLRLLVTPFPQEEFNPTGDRKTAEPSLGVACFDCHTNGHTAGQFHISPDTRPEQRRMRLDTVSLRGLFNQQIHGSKRSLRSVEDFTEFEQRTAYFNGDAIHAMKKGMNILDRIQVTHMAQLQNMLDFPPAPKLTLIGHLDPDKATPSELRGEKLFFGKAQCSVCHPAPFYLDNNMHDLHVERFLKDAAGDGPIKAFTLRGVKDSPPYLHDGRCLTLEDAVEFFNLVQGLKLERDEKAELVAFLRQL; encoded by the coding sequence ATGAGCACTCGGATTAGGCTGGTTCTGGCTCTTGCCGCGGCCTTGTTAGCGGACGCCTCCGCTTTGCAGATCGTGGCCCAAGAGAAAAATGCCAGGCAGCCCGCCAAGGGCAAAGCCCCGCGCGACGCCGTGGCCGAGGCCCAGACCCCCAAGGAAGTGCCCGTCGAGCGGCCCGAACAGAAAAAGACCAAGCACGACACGTCGGATATCTTCAAGCCGGCCAAGGCGTTGCCCACCACCAAGGCGCTGTCCGACCAGAAAGACCAAGGGCAGATGCTCGGTTTTGACTTCTACCTCGATCCTCTCGGCGCCATGAAGCCGGGCATGACCTTCGAAGACATCTATCAAGCCGGCGTCGAGGCCAAGCCAAAGGTCATGGCCACGCAGCGCAAGCTTCTGGAGGCCCGCTATGACTTGAAGCCGAAGCTCGACCGCGAAGCGAAGATGTCGCGCGGCAAACCAATTCCGGTCGGGCCGACCGCCAAGCTGCCCAAAGGCGTCGATTGGAATGCGCTGGCTGGCATGAGCGCCGATGAGATCGCCCAAAAGGATATTTTCCCGTATCCGGCGCTGCCTCATCCGGCGCAGGGCGGGGGGCTGGGCGGGCAGGTGTTTCCGCAAATGCAGATCAAGATGTTTCCACGCCTGGAGCGGTACGACGTGGAGTTCGACTTGCCCGAAGCGTTTTTGCCGGAGTTTCCGCCGGCCATGTATCTGCAGAACCGCCCGGAGCTGGGCGACGTCTCGCGCGGCGAGGTGCTGTCGATCAACAACTATTATCGGCTGTTTGCCGATCTGCTGACGGCCGTGCAACTCGATGGCCTGCGGCTGTTGGTGACGCCCTTTCCGCAAGAAGAGTTCAACCCGACCGGCGATCGCAAGACGGCCGAGCCCAGTCTGGGCGTCGCGTGTTTCGATTGCCACACCAACGGCCACACGGCCGGACAGTTCCACATCAGCCCCGACACGCGGCCGGAACAGCGCCGCATGCGGCTCGACACGGTCAGCCTGCGCGGGCTGTTCAATCAGCAGATTCACGGGTCGAAGCGGAGTCTCCGCTCCGTGGAAGATTTCACGGAATTCGAGCAGCGGACGGCGTATTTCAACGGCGATGCGATCCACGCCATGAAAAAGGGGATGAACATCCTGGACCGCATCCAGGTAACGCACATGGCCCAACTGCAGAACATGCTCGACTTTCCGCCCGCCCCCAAGCTGACGCTCATCGGGCATCTCGATCCGGACAAAGCCACGCCCAGCGAGCTGCGCGGCGAGAAGCTGTTCTTCGGCAAGGCGCAGTGTTCGGTCTGCCATCCGGCGCCGTTTTATCTCGACAACAACATGCACGACCTGCACGTGGAGCGCTTTTTGAAAGACGCGGCCGGCGACGGCCCGATCAAAGCCTTCACGTTGCGGGGCGTCAAAGACAGCCCGCCGTACCTGCACGACGGTCGCTGTTTGACGCTGGAAGACGCCGTCGAGTTCTTCAACCTCGTGCAAGGACTCAAGCTTGAGCGGGACGAGAAGGCCGAGCTTGTGGCCTTCTTGCGGCAGTTGTGA
- a CDS encoding DoxX family protein, producing MTSQTQHPASKAAIWSGWLLSALPSLLLLFSGGMKLVKSDDLVKMFEHLGYPGHLALILGVIEVGCTLVYLIPRTAVLGAILLTGYLGGAIATHVRLLEGQFFVPLVLGLLIWGGLFLRDPQVRALLPVRRK from the coding sequence ATGACATCCCAGACGCAGCATCCCGCTTCGAAGGCGGCAATCTGGTCCGGCTGGCTCCTGAGCGCGCTGCCGTCGCTGTTGCTGCTGTTCAGCGGCGGCATGAAGTTGGTCAAGTCAGACGACCTCGTGAAGATGTTCGAACACTTAGGCTACCCCGGGCACCTCGCTCTCATCCTCGGGGTAATCGAAGTCGGCTGCACGTTGGTCTATTTGATTCCGCGCACCGCCGTCCTGGGCGCGATCTTGCTCACGGGCTATCTGGGCGGCGCCATCGCCACACACGTGCGGCTGCTCGAAGGGCAGTTCTTCGTGCCGCTGGTTCTCGGCTTGCTGATCTGGGGCGGGCTTTTCCTGCGAGATCCGCAGGTGCGAGCGCTCCTTCCTGTTCGTCGCAAGTAG
- a CDS encoding glucose 1-dehydrogenase, with translation MLLDSRYGLSEELEPDGPACNANHWRVFARPTKKRSLVMSKKLEGQVAVVTGASKGIGAAIAEHLAAAGAAVVVNYASSGAGADAVVNRIRQADGKAVAVQADVSKLEDIRRLFGETTKAFGKLDILVNNAGIYEFAPLEAISAEHFHKHFDLNVLGLLLTTQEAVKLFGPSGGSIINISSFAATSAPPNASVYSGTKAAVNAITRSLAQELGPRKIRVNAVSPGVVETEGLHTAGIPGSHFQKQMEAQTPLGRISQPQDVAPAVVFLASADSAWITGENLYVTGGLR, from the coding sequence ATGCTGCTGGATTCTCGCTACGGTCTATCAGAGGAACTCGAACCAGATGGGCCTGCATGCAACGCCAACCATTGGCGGGTGTTCGCTCGGCCAACAAAGAAAAGGAGTCTTGTCATGTCGAAGAAACTGGAAGGGCAAGTCGCCGTGGTGACGGGCGCGTCCAAAGGAATCGGAGCCGCGATTGCCGAGCATTTGGCAGCGGCGGGCGCGGCGGTCGTGGTCAATTACGCCAGCAGTGGTGCCGGCGCGGACGCGGTCGTCAACCGCATACGGCAAGCGGACGGGAAAGCCGTGGCCGTGCAGGCCGATGTTTCCAAGCTCGAGGACATCCGCCGCCTTTTTGGGGAGACAACGAAGGCATTCGGCAAGCTCGACATCCTTGTGAACAATGCGGGCATCTATGAATTTGCCCCGCTGGAAGCGATCAGCGCCGAGCACTTTCACAAGCATTTTGACCTCAACGTGCTGGGGCTGTTGTTGACGACGCAAGAAGCCGTCAAGCTTTTCGGTCCCTCCGGCGGCAGCATCATCAATATCAGCTCGTTTGCCGCCACGTCGGCGCCACCGAACGCGTCCGTGTACAGCGGCACCAAGGCGGCCGTGAACGCGATCACGCGCTCCCTGGCCCAGGAACTGGGGCCGCGCAAAATCCGCGTCAACGCCGTCAGTCCCGGAGTCGTCGAAACCGAGGGGCTGCATACAGCCGGCATCCCTGGCAGCCACTTCCAAAAGCAGATGGAAGCGCAAACTCCGCTCGGCAGAATCAGCCAGCCGCAGGACGTGGCGCCGGCGGTGGTCTTCCTGGCATCTGCCGACTCAGCCTGGATTACGGGTGAAAACCTTTACGTCACTGGGGGGCTGCGTTGA
- a CDS encoding SDR family oxidoreductase yields the protein MTSRALIAGATGLIGSNLAEHLVSKGWEVYGLARQPQSGVPGIRPVAADMLDPASLRPSLAGIDPTHVFFTTWVRRATEEQNITANGALVRNLLAALDQSKSLQHAALVTGLKHYLGPFENYAKAKPDTPLREEMPRLAFPNFFYAQEDELFDAARRMGFTWSVHRSHTTIGYSLGTSMNMGVTLAVYATICRETGRPFVFPGSAQQWEGLTDVTDARVLAKQMEWAATTEAGRNQAFNIVNGDIFRWRWLWPKLAADFGIEAAPYPGRPTPLEPQLADAGPVWARIVAKHGLAEADLGKVASAWHTDLDLGREIEVVTDMTKSRLAGFRDYQPTLGSFLDLFARLRQERIIPA from the coding sequence ATGACATCGCGGGCCCTCATCGCCGGAGCCACCGGCTTGATCGGAAGCAACCTGGCCGAGCATCTCGTATCCAAGGGCTGGGAGGTCTACGGCCTCGCGCGCCAGCCACAAAGCGGCGTCCCCGGCATTCGACCCGTCGCGGCAGATATGCTCGACCCGGCGTCGCTTCGCCCTTCGCTTGCCGGCATTGACCCCACCCATGTCTTTTTCACGACTTGGGTCCGCCGGGCGACCGAAGAGCAGAATATCACGGCGAACGGCGCCCTGGTGCGCAACCTGCTCGCCGCGCTCGACCAGTCCAAGAGCCTGCAGCACGCCGCCCTCGTCACCGGCCTGAAGCACTACCTCGGGCCGTTCGAGAACTACGCGAAAGCGAAGCCGGACACGCCGCTGCGCGAGGAGATGCCTCGGCTTGCGTTTCCGAACTTCTTCTATGCCCAGGAAGACGAGCTTTTCGACGCAGCCCGTCGCATGGGCTTCACCTGGAGCGTGCATCGGTCGCACACGACCATCGGTTATTCGTTGGGCACCTCCATGAACATGGGGGTGACGCTTGCCGTCTACGCCACGATTTGCCGCGAGACCGGTCGCCCCTTCGTCTTCCCCGGCTCCGCCCAGCAGTGGGAGGGGCTGACCGACGTAACCGACGCGCGCGTCCTGGCGAAACAAATGGAATGGGCCGCGACCACGGAAGCGGGCCGAAACCAGGCGTTCAACATCGTCAATGGCGACATCTTCCGCTGGCGTTGGCTCTGGCCGAAGCTGGCGGCTGACTTTGGCATCGAGGCGGCGCCATACCCAGGCCGCCCGACGCCGCTCGAGCCGCAGCTTGCGGACGCGGGGCCGGTTTGGGCCCGAATCGTGGCGAAGCATGGCCTCGCCGAAGCCGATCTGGGCAAAGTGGCGTCGGCCTGGCATACCGACCTGGACCTCGGCCGCGAGATCGAGGTCGTGACCGACATGACCAAGAGCCGCCTGGCCGGCTTCCGCGACTATCAGCCGACCCTCGGCTCGTTCCTCGACCTGTTCGCCAGATTACGGCAGGAGCGGATCATCCCGGCATGA
- a CDS encoding HlyD family secretion protein translates to MANTNEPHPNLSSNGARSELLPEKSHESHDGSVALAEPSAQPGQEAAAATTSAARTAPTPQSRKWLLRGAAVIAVLVVAYWFIPWLILALNTVSTDDAYVNSHVTFVAPRVAGQVMEVLVDDNLRVKKGSVLVRLDKEPYQVQLDIKKAAVETALADWVAAQAQVRSMVGQARANRFKLNHAIEDVKNQVANLKANVATLRSREAQWTLAKANLKRREGLIVTRTITQEELDDSRQQAQVAEALVEEAREKVYATRVNLGLLPKPEGGDLTEVPDDIYENFSTIRQALGDLLQSAAQFGFAPAKWDATPKEAIEGFYKQDPEGNLERIYAKIVKDAPAIQQAEAKLEQARRDLDQAELNLRYCDVVSEIDGVVTRRNVNPGNNAQVGQKLMAVRSLTEIWIDANFKETQLRDLRIGHRAVCEVDMYGRHRAFEGRITGFTMGTGQTLALLPPQNATGNFVKIVQRLPVRIELTDYDPDKEPLFVGLSVVPYVYFQEKPEGPHAGARLQPLKPLSQLDTGPKP, encoded by the coding sequence ATGGCCAACACGAACGAGCCACACCCCAACCTTTCCAGCAACGGCGCTCGAAGCGAGCTCCTGCCGGAAAAAAGCCACGAATCACACGACGGTTCGGTCGCTCTGGCCGAACCGTCGGCACAGCCGGGCCAAGAGGCAGCCGCCGCTACAACCTCGGCGGCACGAACCGCGCCGACGCCCCAATCGCGCAAATGGCTGCTGCGCGGCGCGGCGGTCATCGCCGTTCTTGTGGTGGCCTATTGGTTTATCCCGTGGCTGATACTGGCGCTCAACACCGTTTCGACCGACGACGCTTATGTCAACAGTCACGTCACCTTCGTCGCCCCGCGCGTGGCGGGCCAGGTGATGGAGGTGCTGGTCGACGACAACCTGCGGGTCAAAAAAGGAAGCGTGCTCGTGCGGCTCGATAAGGAGCCGTATCAGGTTCAGCTGGACATCAAAAAAGCAGCCGTCGAGACGGCCCTGGCCGACTGGGTCGCCGCGCAGGCACAAGTGCGCAGCATGGTGGGCCAGGCGCGGGCCAATCGCTTCAAGCTCAATCACGCCATCGAAGATGTCAAAAACCAGGTCGCGAATTTGAAGGCCAATGTGGCCACACTCAGAAGCCGCGAGGCCCAATGGACGCTGGCCAAGGCAAACCTCAAACGGCGCGAGGGATTGATCGTGACCCGCACCATTACGCAGGAAGAGCTTGACGACTCGCGTCAGCAGGCTCAGGTCGCCGAGGCGCTGGTCGAAGAGGCGCGGGAGAAGGTATATGCCACGCGCGTGAACCTCGGTCTGCTGCCGAAGCCGGAAGGCGGCGATCTAACCGAAGTGCCCGACGACATCTATGAAAACTTTTCCACGATTCGTCAGGCGTTGGGCGACCTGTTGCAAAGCGCGGCCCAATTCGGGTTTGCTCCGGCGAAATGGGACGCCACGCCGAAGGAGGCCATCGAGGGTTTCTACAAGCAAGACCCCGAGGGAAACCTGGAACGCATTTACGCCAAAATCGTGAAAGACGCGCCGGCCATTCAGCAGGCCGAAGCCAAGCTCGAACAGGCGCGACGCGACCTCGATCAGGCGGAGTTGAATCTTCGGTATTGCGACGTCGTCAGCGAGATCGACGGCGTCGTCACCCGGCGCAACGTCAACCCCGGCAACAACGCGCAAGTCGGGCAAAAGCTGATGGCCGTCCGCTCGCTCACGGAAATTTGGATCGATGCCAACTTCAAAGAGACGCAGCTCCGCGACCTGCGCATCGGCCATCGCGCGGTCTGCGAAGTCGATATGTACGGCCGCCACCGCGCATTCGAGGGACGCATCACAGGATTTACGATGGGCACGGGCCAAACCCTCGCGCTGCTTCCACCGCAGAACGCCACGGGCAACTTCGTCAAAATCGTGCAACGGTTGCCCGTCCGCATTGAATTGACCGATTACGACCCCGACAAAGAGCCGCTGTTCGTGGGGCTCTCGGTCGTGCCGTACGTCTATTTCCAAGAGAAACCCGAAGGGCCACACGCGGGCGCGAGGCTGCAACCGCTGAAGCCGCTTTCGCAGCTTGATACCGGCCCGAAACCATAG
- a CDS encoding DHA2 family efflux MFS transporter permease subunit: MATAPPTAAASRRTISPWLVAMAVVIPTFMEVLDTTIANVALRYIAGGLSAAVVDSEWVLTSYLAANAVILPISGWISARLGRKNYFMLSIAVFTIASVACGMATSLGQLILFRVVQGLAGGGLQPSSQGVLLDTFPPEKQGAAMTTFGVAALLAPVVGPTLGGYLTVNYEWRWIFYINLPVGAISCLAAYFLVEDPDYLKQERAELLRHPLNFDAIGLGLLALIMSCWEIVLSKGEQWNWYGDPFWRVQTLTILFVAGLAWLLFRELAISNPVVNFRALAERNLAASCIIIFCAYGVLYGASTSLPGLLQSQFGYDAYVSGLVMSPSGVFSVMMMLVVGALLGRGTDARWLIVAGLLVMAAADYWMALMNLYISPSQVVWPRVLMIVGLSMIFAPLNVAAYLYTPRHLRGAAVGLAALLRNEGGSVGTSVAQTMQERRDQFHTWRVGEFLDPFNPAVNSFLEQARGVFHQQTGDPASSQEMALESLENLRRQQAVSLAYFDDFWLFAVLALLLVPLVLLMKRSVAEKGAHIGAE; this comes from the coding sequence ATGGCCACCGCGCCACCCACCGCAGCCGCTTCACGTCGCACGATCAGCCCCTGGCTGGTCGCCATGGCGGTGGTGATTCCCACATTCATGGAGGTGCTCGATACGACCATCGCCAACGTCGCGCTGCGATACATTGCGGGCGGACTTTCGGCGGCCGTGGTCGATAGCGAGTGGGTGCTCACCAGCTACCTGGCCGCGAACGCCGTGATCCTGCCGATTTCCGGCTGGATTTCGGCCCGTCTCGGCCGCAAGAATTATTTCATGCTGTCAATCGCGGTCTTCACGATCGCGTCGGTCGCGTGCGGCATGGCAACGAGCCTGGGGCAATTAATTCTCTTTCGCGTGGTTCAGGGTCTAGCGGGCGGCGGCTTGCAGCCGTCAAGCCAGGGCGTGTTGCTCGATACGTTCCCGCCCGAAAAGCAAGGCGCGGCCATGACGACGTTCGGCGTAGCAGCGCTGCTCGCGCCGGTCGTCGGCCCGACGTTGGGCGGTTACCTGACGGTGAACTACGAGTGGCGCTGGATCTTTTACATCAACTTGCCCGTGGGAGCGATTAGTTGTTTGGCCGCGTATTTCTTGGTCGAGGACCCCGATTACCTCAAACAAGAGCGGGCCGAGCTACTGCGTCATCCGCTCAACTTCGACGCCATCGGTTTGGGACTGCTGGCCCTCATCATGTCGTGCTGGGAAATTGTGCTCAGCAAGGGCGAGCAATGGAATTGGTATGGCGATCCCTTTTGGAGAGTGCAGACTCTCACGATTCTGTTCGTGGCGGGCCTGGCTTGGCTGCTCTTCCGGGAACTTGCGATTTCCAACCCCGTAGTCAATTTCCGAGCGCTTGCCGAGCGAAACTTGGCGGCGTCGTGCATCATCATTTTTTGTGCCTACGGGGTGTTGTACGGGGCGAGCACCTCGCTGCCCGGGCTGCTGCAATCGCAGTTTGGCTACGATGCCTACGTTTCCGGACTGGTGATGTCGCCCTCCGGCGTGTTCTCGGTCATGATGATGCTCGTCGTAGGAGCCCTCCTTGGCCGCGGAACGGATGCGCGTTGGCTGATTGTCGCGGGGCTGCTGGTCATGGCCGCAGCCGACTATTGGATGGCCTTGATGAACCTTTACATCAGCCCATCACAAGTCGTTTGGCCGCGGGTGCTGATGATTGTCGGCCTGTCGATGATCTTTGCGCCCCTCAACGTGGCCGCCTATCTCTATACGCCCCGGCATCTGCGCGGCGCGGCGGTCGGTCTGGCCGCGCTCTTGCGCAACGAGGGCGGCAGCGTGGGCACCTCGGTCGCCCAGACGATGCAAGAACGCCGCGATCAGTTTCATACCTGGCGCGTGGGCGAGTTTCTCGATCCCTTCAATCCCGCCGTCAATTCCTTCTTGGAACAGGCCCGCGGAGTGTTCCATCAACAGACCGGCGATCCGGCTTCGTCGCAGGAAATGGCGCTGGAATCGCTCGAGAATCTTCGCCGACAGCAGGCGGTTTCGCTGGCCTATTTTGACGACTTCTGGCTGTTCGCCGTCTTGGCCCTGCTGCTCGTGCCGCTGGTTTTGCTCATGAAGCGTTCGGTGGCCGAAAAAGGCGCTCACATCGGCGCGGAGTAA